From the Desulfovibrio sp. UIB00 genome, one window contains:
- a CDS encoding LysE family translocator — protein MISLDNLLLFVPMAAILVMLPGPDFALIAKISLMNGRPQGQAAAVGVALGICVHTSAAMLGISAIIAQSVLWFSILKYVGAAYLVWLGIQAIRAGQRAGQPVSAAVVKTAQEPNPARSVQRLTLRQWLHFFGQGFLTNALNPKAVLIFLTFLPQFMDPHAPLAPQFLTLGSIMSGLCLFWYVPLAYMLGRVRHIFENSRFQKWMQRCTGLVFIAFGLKLATAQAR, from the coding sequence ATGATCTCGCTTGACAATCTGCTGCTCTTTGTACCCATGGCCGCCATTCTGGTAATGTTGCCGGGGCCGGATTTTGCACTCATTGCCAAAATTTCACTCATGAATGGCCGCCCGCAGGGGCAGGCCGCCGCAGTGGGCGTGGCCCTTGGCATCTGCGTACACACCTCCGCCGCCATGCTGGGCATTTCGGCCATCATCGCACAGTCCGTGCTGTGGTTCAGCATCCTCAAATACGTAGGTGCGGCCTATCTGGTGTGGCTGGGCATTCAGGCCATACGCGCCGGGCAACGTGCTGGCCAGCCTGTAAGCGCTGCGGTGGTCAAAACCGCTCAGGAGCCGAATCCCGCCCGGTCTGTGCAGCGTCTGACGTTGCGCCAATGGCTGCACTTCTTCGGGCAGGGCTTTCTGACCAATGCGCTGAATCCCAAGGCTGTGCTGATTTTTCTGACTTTCCTCCCCCAGTTCATGGATCCCCACGCACCGCTTGCCCCGCAGTTTCTCACCTTGGGCAGCATCATGTCTGGCCTGTGTCTGTTCTGGTATGTGCCGCTGGCCTATATGCTGGGCCGCGTCCGGCACATCTTTGAGAACAGCCGCTTCCAGAAGTGGATGCAGCGCTGCACTGGCCTTGTGTTCATTGCCTTTGGCCTCAAACTGGCCACGGCGCAAGCTCGCTAA
- the ccsA gene encoding cytochrome c biogenesis protein CcsA — MPKCSALPQILALLGGVAFAACQWLVFAYAPEEVTLGLAQKIFYIHLPMSWWALVSFFVVFGASVAYLWRRNPAADRLAAAAAEVGVLLGGLALVTGMLWARRSWGVWWTWDPRLTTTLIMWFVYAGYLVLRGLDLPPQRRNTVCAVVGVVAFLDVPLVFMSARIWRSIHPAVFGSKGGGLEPEMRVTVMACVACFGLLWAALVWLRKRQLDLRDRLDALAQNRLSA, encoded by the coding sequence ATGCCCAAGTGTTCGGCGTTGCCGCAGATTCTGGCCCTGCTGGGGGGCGTTGCCTTTGCCGCCTGTCAGTGGCTTGTGTTTGCCTATGCCCCCGAGGAAGTCACTCTGGGGCTGGCGCAAAAGATATTTTACATCCATTTGCCCATGTCGTGGTGGGCGTTGGTGAGTTTTTTTGTGGTGTTTGGCGCATCTGTGGCCTATCTGTGGCGGCGTAATCCCGCTGCGGACAGGCTGGCTGCCGCCGCCGCAGAAGTGGGCGTGCTGCTGGGCGGCCTTGCGCTGGTCACGGGCATGCTCTGGGCGCGCCGCTCGTGGGGCGTGTGGTGGACGTGGGATCCGCGCCTGACCACAACCCTGATCATGTGGTTCGTGTACGCGGGTTATCTGGTTTTGCGCGGGCTTGATCTGCCGCCGCAGCGCCGCAATACGGTGTGCGCCGTGGTGGGCGTGGTGGCCTTTCTGGATGTGCCGTTGGTCTTTATGTCGGCGCGCATCTGGCGGTCCATCCACCCGGCTGTTTTTGGCAGCAAGGGCGGCGGGCTGGAACCTGAAATGCGCGTCACCGTCATGGCCTGCGTTGCCTGTTTTGGTCTGTTGTGGGCGGCCCTGGTGTGGCTGCGCAAGCGTCAGCTTGATCTGCGCGACCGCCTTGACGCGCTGGCGCAAAATCGGCTGAGCGCCTGA
- a CDS encoding CcmD family protein: protein MDTLTWVIMANAAVWIGIGSYMAFLAARQRSLAARLAQMEMLNHD from the coding sequence ATGGATACACTGACATGGGTAATCATGGCCAATGCCGCCGTGTGGATTGGCATTGGCTCGTATATGGCTTTTCTGGCGGCTCGCCAGCGTTCACTGGCCGCGCGCCTTGCCCAGATGGAGATGCTTAACCATGACTGA
- a CDS encoding heme exporter protein CcmB, whose product MLRLMFAMARKDLALTLARGSGLVQALLLGLLLLFVFSLSQGIGERMAPQGAAAVFWISSAFCQVLIFNQLYALEEVNNSRLGLLLCPAPVQAVWLGKGCAGLALLVLAQVVFLPAAVVFLGQELGGPLPEALLALVLTDIGMCALGSLLGALAQGQAARESLLSIVLFPLLTPLLLAGISVGAQALGAPNPDGPGAWLGVAAAFDAVFLGAGLLLFGYIYAGDE is encoded by the coding sequence ATGCTGCGCCTGATGTTTGCCATGGCCCGCAAGGATCTGGCCCTCACGCTGGCACGTGGCAGCGGGCTGGTGCAGGCCTTGCTGCTCGGGCTTTTGCTGCTCTTTGTATTCAGCCTGTCGCAGGGCATTGGCGAGCGCATGGCGCCGCAAGGCGCTGCGGCTGTGTTCTGGATAAGCTCCGCCTTTTGTCAGGTGCTTATTTTCAACCAGCTCTATGCGCTGGAAGAAGTTAACAATTCCCGTCTCGGGCTTTTGCTCTGCCCCGCCCCGGTGCAGGCCGTATGGCTTGGCAAGGGCTGCGCGGGTCTTGCTCTGCTGGTGCTGGCGCAGGTTGTTTTTCTGCCTGCGGCGGTAGTTTTTCTGGGGCAGGAGCTTGGCGGGCCATTGCCCGAGGCTCTGCTGGCCCTTGTGCTGACGGATATCGGCATGTGCGCTCTTGGCTCCCTGCTGGGGGCGCTGGCGCAGGGGCAGGCCGCCCGTGAGTCTTTGCTGAGTATTGTGCTGTTTCCGCTGCTGACGCCGCTTTTGCTTGCCGGCATCAGCGTGGGGGCGCAGGCGCTCGGCGCGCCCAATCCGGATGGGCCAGGGGCGTGGCTCGGCGTTGCCGCAGCTTTTGACGCCGTTTTTCTGGGTGCCGGGCTTTTGCTGTTTGGATACATCTACGCGGGGGACGAGTAA
- a CDS encoding ABC transporter ATP-binding protein, with translation MLELVRVAKVYGVKVVFKDVSCALAAGSVSLLVGGNGAGKSTLMRIMAGLSRPSAGAANVADQARVGYLGHATFLYPGLTAVENLAFWRDAYGLKLTRDDIMAGLARVGLEAHAHERAAVFSRGMAQRLNLARVLMQAPDVLLLDEPGTGLDVASLALLRREIMAARQRGACVVLISHDLAGDAPLADRLLALEHRKLAYDGSPAGFGGFAPVETPAGAADEASERAQGGPACCA, from the coding sequence TTGCTGGAACTTGTGCGCGTTGCCAAGGTCTATGGCGTCAAGGTCGTCTTTAAAGACGTAAGCTGCGCTCTTGCTGCGGGCAGTGTCTCGCTGCTCGTGGGCGGCAACGGCGCGGGCAAGAGTACCCTCATGCGTATTATGGCAGGGCTTTCCCGCCCAAGCGCAGGCGCTGCCAACGTGGCAGATCAGGCCCGCGTGGGCTATCTGGGGCACGCCACCTTTCTGTATCCCGGCCTCACGGCGGTGGAAAATCTGGCCTTCTGGCGCGATGCCTACGGCCTCAAGCTGACGCGTGACGATATCATGGCAGGGCTGGCCCGCGTGGGGCTGGAAGCCCACGCTCACGAACGGGCGGCCGTGTTCTCGCGCGGCATGGCCCAGCGCCTCAATCTGGCGCGGGTGCTCATGCAGGCCCCGGACGTGCTCCTGCTGGACGAACCCGGCACAGGCCTTGATGTTGCCTCGCTGGCACTGCTGCGGCGTGAAATTATGGCAGCGCGGCAGCGCGGAGCCTGCGTGGTGCTTATCAGCCATGATCTGGCGGGCGATGCGCCTCTGGCCGACAGGCTGCTGGCGCTGGAACACCGCAAGCTGGCCTATGACGGCTCCCCCGCTGGCTTTGGCGGCTTTGCTCCGGTGGAAACACCGGCTGGTGCTGCCGACGAGGCTTCTGAACGCGCGCAGGGAGGCCCCGCATGCTGCGCCTGA
- a CDS encoding hydratase, translating to MIEIVNSSVVIDANGIRMAEEARAKGVDIEAARKNSLSARILAAHNTGTDDNVLRIRFDAMASHDITYVGIVQTARASGLKEFPVPYALTNCHNSLCAVGGTINEDDHLFGLSAARKYGGIFVPPHLAVIHQYVREMMTKCGGMILGSDSHTRYGALGVMAIGEGGPELVKQLLGKTYDVTNPQKVVVWLEGAPRPGVGPQDVALAIIGAVFKNGFVKNKVMEFMGPGVAGLSVEYRCGIDVMTTETTCLSSIWTTDEKVRDYMSMHGRAGDYAELRLEGPASYDGLIRVDLSRIVPMIALPFHPSNVYPVAEVAKHGAELLAEVEAEAQRQFGDAAKGLNMRAKVRDGGVWVDQGIIAGCAGGNFENIALAAAILDGKSTGNQAFNLAVYPASEPQGLALVKNGATAKLMLAGAVMKTAFCGPCFGAGDTPAHGALSIRHTTRNFPNREGSKPSNGQVSTVALMDARSIAATAANGGRLTPATELDWSAPALANVDLSYTFEPLIYHSRVYNGFGKAEPEAQLVRGPNIADWPSMSPLPEHLLLQVVSVITDPVTTTDELIPSGETSSLRSNPLKLAEYTLSRKDPGYVGRAKAVNAMEAARLANPADAELLAKARGLFTVCGLDVLQAAADLKQVGLGSTIFAVKPGDGSAREQAASCQKVLGGWANMAVEYATKRYRSNLINWGMLPFIVDPSLADSLKVGDWLVVPNVRSAVQNADPTFTGYVASEGGQAQQISLALKELTSDERKIILDGCLINFYNS from the coding sequence ATGATCGAAATTGTGAACAGTTCTGTCGTGATTGACGCCAACGGCATACGCATGGCTGAAGAAGCCCGCGCCAAGGGCGTGGACATTGAAGCCGCCCGCAAGAACAGCCTTTCCGCCCGCATTCTGGCGGCACACAATACCGGCACGGACGACAACGTGCTGCGCATCCGCTTTGACGCCATGGCCTCGCACGACATTACCTATGTAGGTATCGTGCAGACGGCCCGCGCCAGCGGCCTCAAGGAATTTCCCGTTCCCTACGCGCTGACCAACTGCCACAACAGCCTGTGCGCGGTGGGCGGCACCATCAATGAGGACGACCACCTCTTTGGTCTTTCCGCCGCACGCAAGTACGGCGGCATCTTTGTACCCCCGCATCTGGCGGTCATCCACCAGTATGTGCGCGAAATGATGACCAAGTGCGGCGGCATGATCCTTGGATCAGACAGCCACACCCGCTACGGCGCGCTGGGCGTCATGGCCATTGGCGAAGGCGGGCCGGAACTGGTCAAGCAGTTGCTTGGCAAGACCTACGATGTGACCAACCCGCAAAAGGTGGTCGTGTGGCTTGAAGGCGCGCCCCGGCCCGGTGTTGGCCCGCAGGACGTGGCCCTTGCCATAATTGGCGCGGTGTTCAAAAACGGCTTTGTGAAGAACAAGGTCATGGAATTTATGGGCCCCGGCGTGGCGGGGCTTTCTGTGGAATACCGCTGCGGCATTGACGTCATGACTACGGAAACCACCTGCCTGTCGTCCATCTGGACCACTGACGAAAAGGTGCGCGACTACATGTCCATGCATGGCCGCGCTGGCGACTACGCCGAGCTGCGCCTTGAAGGCCCGGCCAGTTACGATGGCCTTATCAGGGTTGACCTGAGCCGTATTGTGCCCATGATCGCCCTGCCCTTCCACCCCAGCAACGTGTACCCCGTGGCCGAAGTTGCCAAGCACGGGGCCGAATTGCTGGCCGAAGTGGAAGCCGAAGCCCAGCGCCAGTTTGGCGATGCGGCCAAAGGCCTGAATATGCGCGCCAAGGTGCGCGACGGCGGCGTGTGGGTGGATCAGGGCATTATTGCTGGCTGCGCTGGCGGCAATTTTGAAAATATCGCTCTGGCAGCCGCCATTCTGGACGGCAAATCCACAGGCAATCAGGCCTTCAATCTGGCTGTGTACCCCGCCAGCGAACCGCAGGGCCTTGCGCTCGTCAAAAACGGCGCAACCGCCAAGCTCATGCTCGCAGGCGCCGTGATGAAGACGGCCTTCTGCGGCCCCTGTTTCGGCGCGGGCGACACCCCGGCCCACGGCGCGCTCTCCATCCGTCACACCACCCGCAACTTCCCCAACCGCGAAGGCTCCAAGCCTTCCAACGGGCAGGTTTCCACGGTGGCCCTCATGGACGCCCGCTCCATCGCCGCCACTGCGGCCAATGGCGGCCGCCTTACCCCGGCGACCGAGCTTGACTGGTCCGCGCCCGCGTTGGCCAATGTCGATCTTTCCTACACGTTTGAGCCGCTCATCTACCACAGCCGCGTGTACAACGGCTTTGGCAAGGCAGAACCCGAAGCCCAGCTTGTACGCGGCCCCAACATTGCCGACTGGCCGAGCATGAGCCCTCTGCCCGAACATCTGCTCCTGCAGGTGGTAAGCGTGATCACCGACCCGGTCACCACCACTGACGAGCTGATCCCATCCGGCGAAACTTCGTCTCTGCGCTCCAACCCGCTCAAACTTGCGGAATACACGCTTTCCCGCAAAGACCCCGGCTATGTGGGCCGCGCCAAGGCTGTTAACGCCATGGAAGCCGCCCGCCTCGCCAATCCCGCCGATGCAGAACTGCTTGCCAAGGCGCGTGGGCTCTTTACCGTGTGCGGTCTTGATGTATTGCAGGCCGCAGCCGACCTCAAGCAGGTGGGCCTTGGCTCCACAATCTTTGCCGTAAAGCCCGGCGACGGCTCGGCCCGCGAACAGGCGGCCTCCTGCCAGAAAGTGCTGGGCGGCTGGGCCAATATGGCTGTAGAGTACGCCACAAAGCGTTACCGCTCCAACCTTATCAACTGGGGCATGCTGCCCTTTATCGTTGATCCCTCGCTGGCCGACAGCCTGAAAGTCGGCGACTGGCTGGTGGTGCCCAACGTGCGCAGCGCCGTGCAAAACGCCGACCCCACCTTCACCGGCTACGTTGCCAGCGAAGGCGGGCAGGCTCAGCAGATCAGCCTCGCACTCAAGGAACTGACCAGCGACGAGCGCAAGATCATCCTCGATGGCTGCCTGATCAACTTCTACAACAGCTAG